AATAAATCCCCTGTCTAATAGCTCAAGTCTACTGAAGTAGACTGAGGAATTTTTCAATTATTTAGTCATCAAAAGACAACTTTGGCTATTAGCAAGGAACTTGAGTTTCTTGCGGGATGTAGGTTTTATGTGAAGTTGACACTACTTCCTTAAATATTGATGCTGTTGGGAATACGAGAAGGTAAAAGATAGGGATATTCAACACCACTATCTGTAAACCGCTGTTGGTTACGTCCTTTGATTGTAGTCGGATTTCAATTCAATAACTATCCTGAAATGCTAACTGCTGAATTATTTCAGCCATAAATTTACATCTAATCTCAATTCTATCTAAAGCTGCACAGAATTCTCAAATCCATTAATTGATATATCTTTATCTGCGTTTATCTGCGTACATCCGCGTTTAATTATTCTTGATATTCTATTCTGTGCAGCTTCATATTAATTTGATATAATATCAATTTTATGTTAAATGACTTTAAAAATCGGACTGAATTAGTCAGATATCTACAGGAACAATTTCCCCAAGCCGCAGCCGCAGATGATGATATTAGCGATATGACCGGGGGACGAAAAGCAGCCCAGCAAGCACTAGAGAAAATTGATCCTATAGCTTATGCAAAAACTCGCAACTTTATCACAGGTGACATTACCAAATTATCACCTTATCTTCGTCATGGTGTCTTGAGTTTGCACGAAGTTCGAGAATATATCCTGGGACGGATTGAAAATCCCCATGATGCTAATAAACTAATTAATGAATTAGGTTGGCGCGACTATTGGCAAAGATTATATGTCAAACTAGGAAATGGGATTTGGCAAAATCAGGAAGAATATAAAACCGGTTACAAACCCACAGACTACGCAGCCCAACTACCCGAAGATATTACAACCGGAACTACAGGATTAGTTTGCATTGACAGCTTTAGTCAGGAATTGCGAACCACAGGCTACCTCCACAACCATATCAGAATGTGGTTAGCAGCCTATATTATTCATTGGCGACGCATTCAATGGCAAGCCGGCGCAAAATGGTTTCTACAACATTTACTCGACGGTGATCCAGCAAGTAACAATATGTCATGGCAATGGGTAGCGAGTACCTTTAGTCATAAACCCTATTTTTTCAACCGCGAGAACTTAGAACGTTACACCAACGGCGTTTATTGTCGTCAATGTCCCCACTTCGGAAAATGCGACTTTGAAGGAAGTTATGAACAAATAGAACAGCGACTTTTTCCTCAAGCTGAATTTAGCAAACAGCCTAATAGTCAAAGTTGGCAAAAAGGATAAAAATGCAAATAAGCACTTTCCTCTGCTTTACCCTATTTGTTAATAAATGTAAAGAACAGATTCCATTTTCAAAATCAAATGATATATTAAATCCATAGGACACCAAACACATAAGAAACCAACTAGAAGGGCAAATGATCTAGTGTCCCCTGTCATCAGCCCCACAAGTACAGCATTATTAAGAATGAAGTGGCAAATAGCCTCCTCTAGATGAGATGGCGAAGCCAAATCCCAGAGCGGAAAGACGTAGAGATGCTGTATTTGCGTTTTAGGAAGTCAACCCTTAGTAACTTAAAATCACTTACTTAGTTTAATCATTTGAAACCTGCAAATTCACTAGAACCCGGTCAACCTTGATCGGGTTTTTAGGTGTTTATTCTTATTTTGATCGAAAAATGTTAAGATTAAGACTTAGACATTTAATTTTTATCCCGAACCCTTTACCATAGGTCAAAGGTAAATATCCGTATAGTAATTGTCTAAAATATATTCAAATCACATAACTTAATTTAGCATTTACTTAATGGATGAACAGGGGAAAGTTCAACTCACACCTGGTGGACTGAAAAAACTTGGCAATCTTGTTAATATTAAAGATAACTTCATTGCTGATGCTATTCGTGAACGTGGTGGAGGACAAGGACAGGTTAGTCAATTACGCAGTGATTATCAGAATATTAGGGTGGGAGAGTTAGCTAATTTAGCTGCTAAGGGGGATACAGACGCGGAAACTGCTATTAAAATTCTTAAACAAGCAAGGAAAAAGCGTGATAAATATGGTAATCAATGAATTTCCTATTGGACAAACTCTACTAGGAGTATCAACACAGGAAGATCAAGAATTTGATGGTGATGAACTTTGTCTTGATCAAGTTAAACTTTATTTTGAAGATACAGAACATAAGATTACATGGATAACTCTATCTCCTATTGTTGATACTGATGAAATTAACGTAAAAATAGAAAAAAATCCCAAAAAACCTACTAAAAAAAATCCCCATCCCCCTTTTCATGCTGATGGTAATATTGGTAATAATCAATTGTTGTCTTCACTTGTTTTGGGTACAAAATTAATGGCAGTCTGGATATGTGAGAATGATCAGGGCTATAAAGATCAGGTAATTTTGGCTTTTGAATCTTTACATCCTCGGATGGCATTTGTAGCGGAAGGTTCTGTGATTAAAGCATTTCTTAATCAGCAAATATTGAAGGACAAAAAACGAAAAGAAACAGAAAGAGAAATCCACTTCCAAATCATAACAGAAGGATTTTTAGGCAAGATCAAACATGATCCTAAATTCATCAACTTTTTAACTCCTGCATTCATCGAATCTTGTACAGGTATTCCCGAAGATAAAATACCACCAGAACTAATTTCAAGGATTAAAGATAATCCTGAATTAATTAGGTCTTTAAGTCCTGAAACAATCAAATCTTTTACAGGTATACCCAAAGATGAAAATAGTTTTGAAGGTGCGAAAGTTGAACCAGTTATCCAAAATCAGAAATGATCTCAAATTATGACTAAAACTATTAGCAATGCAATTATCTCAGTTGAAAGCTACCAAACATTAGTAAATCAAGTCAAACAATTAGAAGAGAGAATTTTAAATCAAGAATCAAAAATTCTAAGAATAGAAGCTGTTACATCTAAAATGAATTTTTCAGATAATGGATTTCAGGAGTGGAACGACCCAGAAGAAGATATTTATAATGATGAAGCCTAAACCTTTATAAATCTGGTTAGTTCGTTTTCCTTTTAGTGATTTAACGGCTACAAAATTAAGACCAGCTTTTATTTTATCAGTGCATCAAGAAAGAAGAATTTATTATATTAGGTATTTTCTCCAAAATCCCCACTGATGATTTGAGTGAAAATTGGGTATTAATGTCAGATACACATACTGACTTTATAAAAACAGGACTGAAAAAAACATCATTGATTAGGGCTGATAAAATTGCTACTGTCCATAATTCAGTTTTTCACAAAAGGACGGGAATTTTACCATCTGATCTATTTAATCAGGTAGAAGTAGCATTAAAAAAATTTCTTAACATTACTTAAAAAATAAAATAAAAGTTAATAACCACCTTTTTGCAAAGCACACGGCACAATAAGGATAAGTATCATTGATTTATTTATGAGTTATTGCCTTAATCCCCATTGTTCTCACCCAGAAAACACTAATGATGTTAAGTTTTGTCAAACCTGTGGGACAAAATTATTCCTAAAAGAACGCTACCGCGCTATTAAACCTATTGGACAAGGTGGTTTTGGCAGAACCTTTCTGGCTGTAGATGAGGATAAACCCTCAAAACCTCCCTGTGTAATTAAGCAATTTTTCCCCCAAGCTCAAGGGACAAATAGGGTACAAAAGGCAATAGAGTTATTTAATCAAGAGGCTGTTCAGTTGGATGAATTGGGACAACATTCCCAAATTCCGGCACTTTTGGCTTATTGTAACCAAGATGACAGACAGTATTTAGTGCAGGAATTTATTGATGGACTGAATTTATCCCAAGAGTTAGAACAAAATGGTGCTTTCAATGAAACACAGATTCGGCAATTATTGAATGATTTATTACTAGTGCTGCAATTTTGTCATAGTAAACAAGTCATACACCGAGAT
The window above is part of the Dolichospermum sp. DET69 genome. Proteins encoded here:
- a CDS encoding deoxyribodipyrimidine photo-lyase; translated protein: MLNDFKNRTELVRYLQEQFPQAAAADDDISDMTGGRKAAQQALEKIDPIAYAKTRNFITGDITKLSPYLRHGVLSLHEVREYILGRIENPHDANKLINELGWRDYWQRLYVKLGNGIWQNQEEYKTGYKPTDYAAQLPEDITTGTTGLVCIDSFSQELRTTGYLHNHIRMWLAAYIIHWRRIQWQAGAKWFLQHLLDGDPASNNMSWQWVASTFSHKPYFFNRENLERYTNGVYCRQCPHFGKCDFEGSYEQIEQRLFPQAEFSKQPNSQSWQKG
- a CDS encoding type II toxin-antitoxin system PemK/MazF family toxin, which codes for MSENWVLMSDTHTDFIKTGLKKTSLIRADKIATVHNSVFHKRTGILPSDLFNQVEVALKKFLNIT